One Streptomyces sp. R28 DNA window includes the following coding sequences:
- a CDS encoding DoxX family protein — MSESSVPVTSASAGTPVAESTTARGRRARIALRGLQVLLALFMGIASAVPKLVAHSSAADMFDELGWGSAGMYTIGALELAGAVALLIPVLQSVAAMAFIGLMVGAFVVQIAAFDGQYAATPLILIVPFALIAWARRDSNAELLRLLRRRA, encoded by the coding sequence ATGTCCGAGAGCTCCGTCCCCGTCACGTCCGCCTCCGCCGGGACCCCGGTCGCCGAGTCCACGACCGCCCGCGGCCGCCGGGCCCGTATCGCCCTGCGCGGCCTGCAGGTGCTGCTCGCGCTCTTCATGGGCATCGCGAGCGCCGTGCCCAAGCTGGTCGCGCACTCCTCCGCGGCAGACATGTTCGACGAGCTCGGCTGGGGAAGCGCGGGCATGTACACCATCGGTGCCCTCGAACTCGCCGGAGCCGTCGCGCTGTTGATCCCGGTGCTGCAGTCGGTCGCGGCCATGGCGTTCATCGGACTGATGGTGGGCGCCTTCGTCGTCCAGATCGCCGCCTTCGACGGGCAGTACGCCGCGACACCGCTCATCCTGATCGTGCCGTTCGCCCTGATCGCGTGGGCGCGGCGCGACTCCAACGCAGAGCTGCTGCGGCTGCTGCGACGACGGGCGTGA
- a CDS encoding acyltransferase domain-containing protein gives MLPHTDELAEVLLDLGVPHEDVNGLVRMRRRVTDDPELRQILERSVGELVEGMGEVGRPVDLPDLDWASGALQRCFPVYVFVAALPYTRAYHRERGIPADVSRRTLADLGRNMAVYRRRYGRVGVQAPWWLTHHFRGELYQLGRLQFERARLGQRTGTRLAAAGLDAGPHSRCLTLHIPDFQGPLSPAAVDRSLALAREFFARHFPDERYRTATCHSWLLDPQLRKYLPGDANIVRFQERFSVAREDTEPADTEPVQFVFGDPELPVESLPRRTVVERAVGDHLRAGGHWYIGHGWLAFGGSG, from the coding sequence GTGCTGCCGCACACCGATGAACTGGCCGAAGTGCTGCTCGACCTCGGCGTACCCCACGAGGACGTCAACGGCCTCGTACGCATGCGCCGGCGGGTGACGGACGACCCCGAGCTGCGGCAGATCCTGGAGCGGTCCGTCGGCGAGCTCGTCGAGGGGATGGGTGAGGTCGGCCGCCCGGTCGACCTGCCCGACCTCGACTGGGCCTCCGGCGCCCTGCAGCGCTGCTTCCCGGTGTACGTCTTCGTCGCCGCGCTGCCGTACACCCGCGCGTACCACCGCGAGCGCGGCATCCCGGCCGACGTGTCCCGGCGCACCCTCGCCGACCTCGGGCGGAACATGGCCGTGTACCGCAGGCGGTACGGCCGGGTAGGCGTGCAGGCTCCCTGGTGGCTCACCCATCACTTCCGCGGCGAGCTGTACCAGCTGGGGCGCTTGCAGTTCGAGCGGGCGCGGCTCGGGCAGCGGACGGGGACGCGGCTCGCGGCGGCCGGGCTCGACGCGGGTCCGCACTCGCGCTGCCTCACCCTGCACATCCCCGACTTCCAAGGGCCGCTGTCCCCGGCCGCCGTCGACCGGTCCCTGGCTCTGGCCCGGGAGTTCTTCGCCCGCCACTTTCCCGACGAGCGGTACCGGACAGCGACCTGCCACTCCTGGCTGCTGGACCCGCAGCTCAGGAAGTACCTTCCCGGGGACGCCAACATCGTCCGGTTCCAGGAGCGCTTCAGCGTCGCCCGCGAGGACACCGAGCCGGCCGACACCGAGCCCGTCCAATTCGTCTTCGGCGACCCGGAGTTGCCGGTCGAGAGCCTGCCGCGCCGCACGGTGGTGGAGCGTGCCGTCGGGGACCACCTGCGGGCGGGCGGTCACTGGTACATCGGGCACGGGTGGCTGGCGTTCGGCGGGAGTGGGTGA
- a CDS encoding DUF6343 family protein produces the protein MRTGSEPTTARSALRARFWLCVWGLVWAIFGTAAFSLAGRPGWAAACGVLWLVVTVDMAMVLRHIRQGPHYQPGRDIPPYRPPENRSYRPRPPDDNRHP, from the coding sequence ATGCGTACGGGCAGTGAGCCGACGACGGCGCGCAGTGCACTGCGGGCCCGCTTCTGGCTGTGCGTGTGGGGCCTTGTCTGGGCGATCTTCGGTACCGCCGCGTTCTCGCTCGCGGGCCGTCCCGGCTGGGCGGCGGCCTGCGGGGTGCTGTGGCTGGTGGTCACGGTCGACATGGCCATGGTCCTCAGGCACATCCGCCAGGGCCCGCACTACCAGCCGGGCCGCGACATCCCGCCGTACCGCCCGCCCGAGAACCGCTCCTACCGGCCGCGCCCGCCGGACGACAACCGCCACCCCTAG
- a CDS encoding tetratricopeptide repeat protein codes for MPETSGSTGRTPETHVIDFRAAEQLLAARDPRGAVKLLDGVIAVHPENTAARLLRARAFFAAAQLRPAELEFTIVLEREPDNAFAHFALARTYERQGRPDQAKRHFRLAAALDPNPDYLKAARFDA; via the coding sequence GTGCCCGAGACCAGCGGTTCGACCGGACGTACTCCGGAGACGCATGTCATCGACTTCCGTGCCGCCGAGCAGCTGCTCGCCGCGCGGGACCCGCGGGGCGCGGTGAAGCTGCTCGACGGGGTCATCGCCGTGCACCCGGAGAACACCGCCGCCCGGCTGCTGCGTGCGCGTGCCTTCTTCGCCGCCGCGCAACTGCGGCCCGCCGAGCTGGAGTTCACCATCGTCCTGGAGCGCGAGCCGGACAACGCGTTCGCGCACTTCGCGCTCGCTCGCACCTACGAACGCCAGGGGCGGCCCGACCAGGCCAAACGCCACTTCCGGCTGGCGGCCGCGCTCGATCCGAACCCGGATTACCTCAAGGCAGCACGGTTCGACGCGTGA
- the coaE gene encoding dephospho-CoA kinase: MLKVGLTGGIGAGKSEVSRLLVECGAVLIDADRIAREVVAPGTPGLAAVVEAFGEDVLTEDGSLDRPKLGSIVFADPDRLAVLNSIVHPLVGARSRELEEAAAEDAVVIHDVPLLTENGLAPLYDVVVVVDAGPETQLDRLVRLRGMTEEDARARMAAQSTREKRREIADIVIDNDVPLEELQRRVKDVWAELVRRAHGAQGDR, from the coding sequence ATGCTGAAGGTGGGCCTGACCGGGGGCATCGGAGCCGGTAAGAGCGAGGTGTCGCGGCTGCTCGTCGAGTGCGGGGCCGTGCTGATCGACGCGGACCGCATCGCGCGCGAGGTCGTCGCGCCCGGCACACCCGGCCTCGCCGCCGTCGTGGAGGCGTTCGGTGAGGACGTGCTCACCGAGGACGGCAGCCTGGACCGGCCCAAGCTGGGCTCGATCGTCTTCGCCGACCCCGACAGGCTCGCCGTACTGAACTCGATCGTGCACCCCCTCGTCGGTGCCCGCTCCCGCGAGCTCGAAGAGGCCGCCGCCGAGGACGCCGTCGTCATCCATGACGTTCCGCTCCTCACGGAGAACGGCCTGGCGCCGCTGTACGACGTCGTGGTCGTCGTCGACGCCGGCCCCGAGACCCAGCTCGACCGGCTCGTCAGGCTGCGCGGCATGACCGAGGAGGACGCACGCGCGCGGATGGCCGCGCAGTCGACGCGTGAGAAGCGCCGGGAGATCGCGGACATCGTGATCGACAACGACGTACCGCTGGAAGAGCTTCAGCGGCGGGTGAAGGACGTCTGGGCCGAACTCGTGCGCCGGGCCCACGGGGCCCAGGGGGACCGGTAG
- a CDS encoding PAC2 family protein: MLDPQGLYAWEPKGLAVVDMALAQESAGLVMLYHFDGYIDAGETGDQIVDGLLESLPHQLVARFDHDRLVDYRARRPLLTFKRDRWAAYEVPAIEVRLVQDATGAPFLLLSGPEPDVEWERFAAAVQQIVERLGVRLSVNFHGIPMGVPHTRPVGVTPHGNRIDLVPGHRSPFDEAQVPGSAEALIEYRLMEAGHEVLGVAAHVPHYIARSAYPDAALTVLEAVTAATGLVLPGIAHSLRTEAHRTQNEIDRQIREGDEELTNLVEGLEHQYDAIAGAETRGNMLAEPVDIPSADEIGREFERFLAEREGDN, encoded by the coding sequence GTGCTTGATCCGCAGGGTTTGTACGCATGGGAGCCGAAGGGCCTGGCTGTCGTCGACATGGCGCTCGCACAGGAGTCGGCCGGCCTTGTCATGCTCTACCACTTCGACGGATACATCGACGCGGGTGAGACCGGCGACCAGATCGTCGACGGGCTCCTGGAGTCGCTGCCCCACCAGCTCGTCGCCCGCTTCGACCACGACCGGCTGGTGGACTACCGGGCCCGCCGTCCGCTGCTGACGTTCAAGCGCGACCGCTGGGCCGCGTACGAGGTGCCCGCCATCGAGGTGCGGCTCGTGCAGGACGCCACCGGGGCGCCCTTCCTGCTGCTGTCCGGGCCTGAGCCGGACGTGGAGTGGGAGCGCTTCGCCGCGGCCGTCCAGCAGATCGTGGAGCGGCTCGGGGTACGCCTGTCGGTGAACTTCCACGGCATCCCGATGGGCGTCCCGCACACCCGCCCGGTCGGCGTCACCCCGCACGGCAACCGCATCGACCTCGTCCCGGGCCACCGCAGCCCCTTCGACGAGGCGCAGGTGCCCGGCAGCGCCGAAGCCCTGATCGAGTACCGGCTCATGGAGGCCGGACACGAGGTCCTGGGCGTCGCCGCGCACGTCCCGCACTACATCGCCCGCTCCGCGTACCCGGACGCGGCCCTGACCGTACTGGAGGCCGTCACGGCGGCGACCGGACTGGTCCTGCCGGGCATCGCGCACTCCCTGCGCACGGAGGCCCACCGCACGCAGAACGAGATCGACCGCCAGATCCGCGAGGGCGACGAGGAGCTCACCAACCTCGTCGAGGGCCTGGAGCACCAGTACGACGCGATCGCCGGGGCCGAGACCCGCGGCAACATGCTCGCCGAGCCCGTGGACATCCCGTCGGCCGACGAGATCGGGCGGGAGTTCGAGCGGTTCCTGGCGGAGCGGGAGGGCGACAACTAG
- the rpsA gene encoding 30S ribosomal protein S1: MTSSTETTTTTPQVAVNDIGNEEAFLAAIDETIKYFNDGDIVDGVIVKVDRDEVLLDIGYKTEGVIPSRELSIKHDVDPNEVVKVGDEIEALVLQKEDKEGRLILSKKRAQYERAWGTIEKIKEEDGIVTGTVIEVVKGGLILDIGLRGFLPASLVEMRRVRDLQPYVGKELEAKIIELDKNRNNVVLSRRAWLEQTQSEVRQTFLTTLQKGQVRSGVVSSIVNFGAFVDLGGVDGLVHVSELSWKHIDHPSEVVEVGQEVTVEVLDVDMDRERVSLSLKATQEDPWQQFARTHQIGQVVPGKVTKLVPFGAFVRVDEGIEGLVHISELAERHVEIPEQVVQVNDEIFVKVIDIDLERRRISLSLKQANEAFGADPASVEFDPTLYGMAASYDDQGNYIYPEGFDPETNDWLEGYESQREVWENQYAEAQTRFEQHQQQVIKSREADAAAAAEGGEAAAPAASGGGSYSSEGPDNSGALASDEALAALREKLAGGQS, translated from the coding sequence ATGACGAGCAGCACCGAGACCACCACTACCACCCCGCAGGTAGCGGTCAACGACATCGGTAACGAGGAAGCCTTCCTCGCCGCGATCGACGAGACGATCAAGTACTTCAACGACGGCGACATCGTCGACGGCGTCATCGTGAAGGTCGACCGGGACGAGGTCCTGCTCGACATCGGTTACAAGACCGAAGGTGTCATCCCGAGCCGCGAGCTCTCGATCAAGCACGACGTCGACCCGAACGAGGTCGTCAAGGTCGGCGACGAGATCGAAGCCCTTGTTCTCCAGAAGGAGGACAAGGAAGGCCGCCTGATCCTCTCGAAGAAGCGCGCCCAGTACGAGCGCGCCTGGGGCACCATCGAGAAGATCAAGGAAGAGGACGGCATCGTCACCGGTACCGTCATCGAGGTCGTCAAGGGTGGTCTCATCCTCGACATCGGCCTCCGTGGCTTCCTGCCGGCTTCCCTCGTCGAGATGCGCCGTGTCCGCGACCTCCAGCCCTACGTGGGCAAGGAGCTCGAGGCGAAGATCATCGAGCTGGACAAGAACCGCAACAACGTGGTCCTGTCCCGCCGCGCCTGGCTCGAGCAGACCCAGTCCGAGGTCCGCCAGACGTTCCTCACGACCCTGCAGAAGGGTCAGGTCCGCTCCGGTGTCGTCTCCTCGATCGTCAACTTCGGTGCCTTCGTGGACCTGGGTGGCGTCGACGGTCTCGTGCACGTCTCCGAGCTCTCCTGGAAGCACATCGACCACCCCTCCGAGGTTGTCGAGGTCGGCCAGGAAGTCACCGTCGAGGTTCTCGACGTCGACATGGACCGCGAGCGTGTCTCCCTGTCGCTGAAGGCGACGCAGGAAGACCCGTGGCAGCAGTTCGCCCGGACCCACCAGATCGGTCAGGTCGTCCCGGGTAAGGTCACCAAGCTGGTTCCGTTCGGTGCGTTCGTCCGCGTGGACGAGGGCATCGAGGGTCTGGTCCACATCTCCGAGCTGGCCGAGCGCCACGTGGAGATCCCGGAGCAGGTCGTCCAGGTCAACGACGAGATCTTCGTCAAGGTCATCGACATCGACCTCGAGCGCCGCCGCATCAGCCTCTCGCTGAAGCAGGCCAACGAGGCCTTCGGTGCCGACCCGGCGTCGGTCGAGTTCGACCCGACGCTGTACGGCATGGCCGCGTCGTACGACGACCAGGGCAACTACATCTACCCCGAGGGCTTCGACCCCGAGACCAACGACTGGCTCGAGGGCTACGAATCCCAGCGTGAGGTGTGGGAGAACCAGTACGCCGAGGCGCAGACCCGCTTCGAGCAGCACCAGCAGCAGGTCATCAAGTCCCGCGAGGCCGACGCCGCTGCTGCGGCCGAGGGCGGCGAGGCTGCGGCTCCGGCCGCGTCCGGTGGCGGCTCGTACTCCTCCGAGGGCCCGGACAACTCCGGCGCGCTGGCCTCGGACGAGGCGCTGGCCGCGCTCCGCGAGAAGCTCGCGGGCGGCCAGAGCTGA
- a CDS encoding class I SAM-dependent methyltransferase: MIQEPVSPEIASDASAEAEATRRDAGTTESSRANRGWWDRNADEYQIEHGTFLGDDRFVWGPEGLDEVEAELLGPPEDLKGKEVLEIGAGAAQCSRWLTAQGARPVALDISHRQLQHALRIGGAFPLVCADAGALPFADASFDLACSAYGALPFVADPVLVLREVRRVLRPGGRFVFSVTHPIRWAFPDEPGPEGLSVSASYFDRTPYVEQDDEGRAVYVEHHRTVGDRVRDVVAAGFRLVDLVEPEWPAWNNSEWGGWSPLRGNLIPGTAIFVCERSEMGAPPAGGWGRD; this comes from the coding sequence ATCATCCAAGAGCCCGTATCGCCCGAGATCGCGTCCGACGCCTCCGCCGAAGCGGAGGCCACCCGGCGCGACGCCGGCACCACGGAGAGTTCCCGCGCCAACCGGGGCTGGTGGGACCGCAACGCGGACGAGTACCAGATCGAGCACGGCACGTTCCTCGGTGACGACCGCTTCGTATGGGGCCCCGAGGGCCTGGACGAGGTGGAGGCCGAGCTACTCGGCCCGCCGGAGGACCTCAAGGGCAAGGAAGTCCTGGAGATCGGCGCCGGCGCGGCCCAGTGCTCGCGCTGGCTGACCGCGCAGGGGGCCCGCCCGGTCGCTCTGGACATCTCCCACCGCCAGCTCCAGCACGCCCTGCGCATCGGGGGCGCGTTCCCCCTGGTCTGCGCCGACGCGGGCGCCCTCCCCTTCGCCGACGCCTCCTTCGACCTGGCGTGCTCGGCGTACGGCGCGCTGCCCTTCGTCGCCGACCCGGTGCTGGTGCTGCGGGAGGTGCGGCGGGTGCTGCGGCCGGGCGGACGCTTCGTCTTCTCCGTGACCCACCCCATCCGCTGGGCCTTCCCGGACGAGCCCGGCCCGGAGGGCCTGTCCGTCTCGGCCTCGTACTTCGACCGCACGCCGTACGTGGAACAGGACGACGAGGGCCGCGCGGTGTACGTCGAGCACCACCGCACGGTCGGTGACCGGGTGCGGGACGTCGTGGCCGCGGGGTTCCGGCTGGTGGACCTGGTCGAGCCGGAGTGGCCGGCGTGGAACAACTCGGAGTGGGGCGGCTGGTCGCCGCTGCGCGGGAACCTGATCCCGGGGACGGCGATCTTCGTGTGTGAGCGAAGCGAGATGGGGGCACCCCCGGCCGGAGGCTGGGGGAGAGACTGA